In a single window of the Peromyscus maniculatus bairdii isolate BWxNUB_F1_BW_parent chromosome 16, HU_Pman_BW_mat_3.1, whole genome shotgun sequence genome:
- the LOC102926743 gene encoding sperm motility kinase Z-like isoform X3, with product MSSDTEEESSEPSTVPSIFGEEVFTKQYTILKALGQGGSAKVMLALHRLTGATVAVKALMKQEKRSEPPASEVDIMRMLRHPNIVSLLQVIETEWNIYLIMEVAEGEQLFNRIQKAGCLKEDEARSILVQLFSAIGYCHDKGVAHRDLKPDNVIVDEHGKVKIIDFGLGVRFRPGQKLEKPCGTFQFIPPEVFLGFPYDGPKVDVWTLGVLLYYMVTGIVPFAGATLSELREQVLYGRYDIPYQLSKDLRSMISLLLTVNSRQRPTVRDLMGHPWLQKGEKTFTIHCNGDTSCLDLEIMAAMQNIGFDTQDIRQSLKHRKFNETMAVYYLLRGQACQDCDSNVHTKVMNPGATPFPSVEDPDMFSLPLKRRASEPSLRILVSPTENPDQSQRKEMDDPDLPEKTPNLGRGHKRSMTAPCIYLPRDIVIDVEDTSFSSSSRSEKASSGLEQSRTSISSSLQLRGWAGWKKRILACILRLCCCMSSHKRCPRKVYPPK from the coding sequence ATGTCCAGTGATACGGAGGAGGAGTCCTCAGAGCCCAGCACCGTGCCCAGCATCTTTGGGGAAGAGGTGTTCACCAAGCAGTACACCATCCTGAAGGCCTTAGGCCAGGGTGGCAGTGCGAAGGTCATGCTGGCCCTGCACCGTCTCACAGGCGCCACAGTCGCGGTGAAGGCTCTGATGAAGCAGGAGAAGCGGAGTGAGCCGCCAGCGTCTGAGGTCGACATCATGAGGATGCTCAGACATCCTAACATTGTTTCCCTCCTGCAGGTGATAGAGACAGAGTGGAACATTTACTTAATTATGGAAGTGGCTGAGGGAGAACAGCTATTTAATCGTATCCAAAAAGCTGGATGCCTGAAGGAAGATGAGGCGAGAAGCATATTAGTTCAGCTGTTTAGTGCCATAGGCTACTGCCATGACAAAGGTGTTGCTCATAGAGACCTAAAGCCTGACAATGTCATAGTGGATGAGCATGGGAAGGTGAAAATTATTGACTTTGGCCTAGGTGTCAGATTCAGGCCTGGGCAAAAGCTGGAAAAGCCATGTGGCACCTTCCAGTTCATTCCTCCCGAAGTCTTCCTGGGCTTCCCTTATGATGGCCCCAAAGTAGACGTCTGGACCTTGGGGGTCCTCTTATATTATATGGTGACAGGGATTGTCCCATTTGCAGGGGCCACCTTGTCAGAACTCAGGGAACAAGTTCTGTACGGGAGGTATGACATCCCCTATCAGCTTTCCAAAGACTTAAGGAGCATGATCAGCCTATTACTAACCGTGAATTCGAGGCAGAGGCCAACTGTGCGGGACCTCATGGGCCACCCATGGCTTCAGAAAGGGGAAAAGACGTTTACAATTCATTGCAATGGAGACACCAGCTGCCTAGACCTTGAGATTATGGCAGCCATGCAAAACATTGGGTTTGACACCCAGGATATAAGACAATCTTTAAAACACAGGAAGTTCAATGAAACCATGGCTGTATACTACCTACTGAGAGGTCAGGCATGCCAGGACTGTGACAGTAATGTCCACACAAAGGTAATGAACCCAGGGGCAACACCTTTCCCTTCtgttgaagaccctgacatgTTTTCCCTGCCCCTCAAGAGAAGGGCCAGTGAACCTTCTCTTCGGATATTAGTCTCACCCACAGAAAACCCTGATCAGAGTCAAAGGAAGGAGATGGATGACCCTGACCTGCCCGAGAAGACACCCAATCTGGGCAGAGGTCACAAGCGCTCTATGACTGCGCCGTGTATTTACTTACCAAGAGACAttgtgattgatgtggaagacaCCAGCTTCTCCAGTAGCTCCCGGTCAGAAAAGGCCTCAAGTGGCCTGGAACAGAGCAGAACTTCAATCTCAAGCTCCCTGCAGCTCAGAGGCTGGGCAGGATGGAAGAAGAGGATTCTGGCATGCATCCTCAGACTATGCTGCTGCATGTCATCCCACAAAAGGTGTCCAAGGAAAGTGTACCCCCCAAAGTGA
- the LOC102926743 gene encoding sperm motility kinase Z-like isoform X2: MPVPGEVFQAASKRFLSWDPSTLVDASLPTMSSDTEEESSEPSTVPSIFGEEVFTKQYTILKALGQGGSAKVMLALHRLTGATVAVKALMKQEKRSEPPASEVDIMRMLRHPNIVSLLQVIETEWNIYLIMEVAEGEQLFNRIQKAGCLKEDEARSILVQLFSAIGYCHDKGVAHRDLKPDNVIVDEHGKVKIIDFGLGVRFRPGQKLEKPCGTFQFIPPEVFLGFPYDGPKVDVWTLGVLLYYMVTGIVPFAGATLSELREQVLYGRYDIPYQLSKDLRSMISLLLTVNSRQRPTVRDLMGHPWLQKGEKTFTIHCNGDTSCLDLEIMAAMQNIGFDTQDIRQSLKHRKFNETMAVYYLLRGQACQDCDSNVHTKVMNPGATPFPSVEDPDMFSLPLKRRASEPSLRILVSPTENPDQSQRKEMDDPDLPEKTPNLGRGHKRSMTAPCIYLPRDIVIDVEDTSFSSSSRSEKASSGLEQSRTSISSSLQLRGWAGWKKRILACILRLCCCMSSHKRCPRKVYPPK, translated from the exons TTCCTGGTGAAGTTTTTCAAGCAGCATCCAAAAGATTCCTGAGCTGGGATCCTTCCACTTTAGTGGATG CATCACTACCAACCATGTCCAGTGATACGGAGGAGGAGTCCTCAGAGCCCAGCACCGTGCCCAGCATCTTTGGGGAAGAGGTGTTCACCAAGCAGTACACCATCCTGAAGGCCTTAGGCCAGGGTGGCAGTGCGAAGGTCATGCTGGCCCTGCACCGTCTCACAGGCGCCACAGTCGCGGTGAAGGCTCTGATGAAGCAGGAGAAGCGGAGTGAGCCGCCAGCGTCTGAGGTCGACATCATGAGGATGCTCAGACATCCTAACATTGTTTCCCTCCTGCAGGTGATAGAGACAGAGTGGAACATTTACTTAATTATGGAAGTGGCTGAGGGAGAACAGCTATTTAATCGTATCCAAAAAGCTGGATGCCTGAAGGAAGATGAGGCGAGAAGCATATTAGTTCAGCTGTTTAGTGCCATAGGCTACTGCCATGACAAAGGTGTTGCTCATAGAGACCTAAAGCCTGACAATGTCATAGTGGATGAGCATGGGAAGGTGAAAATTATTGACTTTGGCCTAGGTGTCAGATTCAGGCCTGGGCAAAAGCTGGAAAAGCCATGTGGCACCTTCCAGTTCATTCCTCCCGAAGTCTTCCTGGGCTTCCCTTATGATGGCCCCAAAGTAGACGTCTGGACCTTGGGGGTCCTCTTATATTATATGGTGACAGGGATTGTCCCATTTGCAGGGGCCACCTTGTCAGAACTCAGGGAACAAGTTCTGTACGGGAGGTATGACATCCCCTATCAGCTTTCCAAAGACTTAAGGAGCATGATCAGCCTATTACTAACCGTGAATTCGAGGCAGAGGCCAACTGTGCGGGACCTCATGGGCCACCCATGGCTTCAGAAAGGGGAAAAGACGTTTACAATTCATTGCAATGGAGACACCAGCTGCCTAGACCTTGAGATTATGGCAGCCATGCAAAACATTGGGTTTGACACCCAGGATATAAGACAATCTTTAAAACACAGGAAGTTCAATGAAACCATGGCTGTATACTACCTACTGAGAGGTCAGGCATGCCAGGACTGTGACAGTAATGTCCACACAAAGGTAATGAACCCAGGGGCAACACCTTTCCCTTCtgttgaagaccctgacatgTTTTCCCTGCCCCTCAAGAGAAGGGCCAGTGAACCTTCTCTTCGGATATTAGTCTCACCCACAGAAAACCCTGATCAGAGTCAAAGGAAGGAGATGGATGACCCTGACCTGCCCGAGAAGACACCCAATCTGGGCAGAGGTCACAAGCGCTCTATGACTGCGCCGTGTATTTACTTACCAAGAGACAttgtgattgatgtggaagacaCCAGCTTCTCCAGTAGCTCCCGGTCAGAAAAGGCCTCAAGTGGCCTGGAACAGAGCAGAACTTCAATCTCAAGCTCCCTGCAGCTCAGAGGCTGGGCAGGATGGAAGAAGAGGATTCTGGCATGCATCCTCAGACTATGCTGCTGCATGTCATCCCACAAAAGGTGTCCAAGGAAAGTGTACCCCCCAAAGTGA
- the LOC102926743 gene encoding sperm motility kinase Z-like isoform X1 encodes MDRMRHFPGEVFQAASKRFLSWDPSTLVDASLPTMSSDTEEESSEPSTVPSIFGEEVFTKQYTILKALGQGGSAKVMLALHRLTGATVAVKALMKQEKRSEPPASEVDIMRMLRHPNIVSLLQVIETEWNIYLIMEVAEGEQLFNRIQKAGCLKEDEARSILVQLFSAIGYCHDKGVAHRDLKPDNVIVDEHGKVKIIDFGLGVRFRPGQKLEKPCGTFQFIPPEVFLGFPYDGPKVDVWTLGVLLYYMVTGIVPFAGATLSELREQVLYGRYDIPYQLSKDLRSMISLLLTVNSRQRPTVRDLMGHPWLQKGEKTFTIHCNGDTSCLDLEIMAAMQNIGFDTQDIRQSLKHRKFNETMAVYYLLRGQACQDCDSNVHTKVMNPGATPFPSVEDPDMFSLPLKRRASEPSLRILVSPTENPDQSQRKEMDDPDLPEKTPNLGRGHKRSMTAPCIYLPRDIVIDVEDTSFSSSSRSEKASSGLEQSRTSISSSLQLRGWAGWKKRILACILRLCCCMSSHKRCPRKVYPPK; translated from the exons TTCCTGGTGAAGTTTTTCAAGCAGCATCCAAAAGATTCCTGAGCTGGGATCCTTCCACTTTAGTGGATG CATCACTACCAACCATGTCCAGTGATACGGAGGAGGAGTCCTCAGAGCCCAGCACCGTGCCCAGCATCTTTGGGGAAGAGGTGTTCACCAAGCAGTACACCATCCTGAAGGCCTTAGGCCAGGGTGGCAGTGCGAAGGTCATGCTGGCCCTGCACCGTCTCACAGGCGCCACAGTCGCGGTGAAGGCTCTGATGAAGCAGGAGAAGCGGAGTGAGCCGCCAGCGTCTGAGGTCGACATCATGAGGATGCTCAGACATCCTAACATTGTTTCCCTCCTGCAGGTGATAGAGACAGAGTGGAACATTTACTTAATTATGGAAGTGGCTGAGGGAGAACAGCTATTTAATCGTATCCAAAAAGCTGGATGCCTGAAGGAAGATGAGGCGAGAAGCATATTAGTTCAGCTGTTTAGTGCCATAGGCTACTGCCATGACAAAGGTGTTGCTCATAGAGACCTAAAGCCTGACAATGTCATAGTGGATGAGCATGGGAAGGTGAAAATTATTGACTTTGGCCTAGGTGTCAGATTCAGGCCTGGGCAAAAGCTGGAAAAGCCATGTGGCACCTTCCAGTTCATTCCTCCCGAAGTCTTCCTGGGCTTCCCTTATGATGGCCCCAAAGTAGACGTCTGGACCTTGGGGGTCCTCTTATATTATATGGTGACAGGGATTGTCCCATTTGCAGGGGCCACCTTGTCAGAACTCAGGGAACAAGTTCTGTACGGGAGGTATGACATCCCCTATCAGCTTTCCAAAGACTTAAGGAGCATGATCAGCCTATTACTAACCGTGAATTCGAGGCAGAGGCCAACTGTGCGGGACCTCATGGGCCACCCATGGCTTCAGAAAGGGGAAAAGACGTTTACAATTCATTGCAATGGAGACACCAGCTGCCTAGACCTTGAGATTATGGCAGCCATGCAAAACATTGGGTTTGACACCCAGGATATAAGACAATCTTTAAAACACAGGAAGTTCAATGAAACCATGGCTGTATACTACCTACTGAGAGGTCAGGCATGCCAGGACTGTGACAGTAATGTCCACACAAAGGTAATGAACCCAGGGGCAACACCTTTCCCTTCtgttgaagaccctgacatgTTTTCCCTGCCCCTCAAGAGAAGGGCCAGTGAACCTTCTCTTCGGATATTAGTCTCACCCACAGAAAACCCTGATCAGAGTCAAAGGAAGGAGATGGATGACCCTGACCTGCCCGAGAAGACACCCAATCTGGGCAGAGGTCACAAGCGCTCTATGACTGCGCCGTGTATTTACTTACCAAGAGACAttgtgattgatgtggaagacaCCAGCTTCTCCAGTAGCTCCCGGTCAGAAAAGGCCTCAAGTGGCCTGGAACAGAGCAGAACTTCAATCTCAAGCTCCCTGCAGCTCAGAGGCTGGGCAGGATGGAAGAAGAGGATTCTGGCATGCATCCTCAGACTATGCTGCTGCATGTCATCCCACAAAAGGTGTCCAAGGAAAGTGTACCCCCCAAAGTGA